TATACAAGTTTGATGGCACAGACTTGTACTTCCACGCAGACATGGCATTAGAAACACTTCCAAACTCTTATACTTTTTGGTAAGTGAAACACTTCCAAACTGAAGTTCCAACAATTTCTTACTTTCACAGATTATATAGAACCAACCTTGCAAATGTATTGTACATGTCCAAAGAATTGGCACAAGTAATTCAATATTGCCCTGAAAAAATGGATATTACCTTGAACACCTGAAGATTCTATTTTACTTCAGAGAAAGCCTGCAGAGGTTCGCATACAATTGCATGTTGAGGAGGTTCCATACCATACAGCGGCAAGTGCAAAGATAATATGCTGTCCAAATGTGTCTTGGGTGCTGCATGCTGCAAAGTAGAATTACGCGTTCTTGAAACTTTTGGAAAACTTTTATGGCTCACCAAAGCTGAAGGATGTAACAGGTGACGAGACAGGGAACGTAATGGGGATATTGCCTCCGATGAGTGTTTTCTAGCTTGAGACTTCACATTAGCTGGCCTTTTAGCTCTCAAGCCCCCTTTTACGCCAAGCTCTCGAGGAAAACTAACAAAATCAAACGTCTTCAAGGTGCCATTGAAATCCTCAACATGTGACAAATAGATAGGCCTCGGTGGACATTTATGTTTCTTCCACAATAACATTGGTTTACGCAGCATAGAAGGAACCTGAAAGAAAGTAGAAAAAGAACAAGTACCAAAATCAAAAGCGATGCTGTCTCTTGCACACTTACCAAAAGGAAGGATATGGTGGGGTGAGGGTAACTAGTATGAGCCATTTCCAACAATTTGTAGAAAAAATTTGGTTGCAAAATCTCTACAAGCTAGAACAGAAAAGGCAAGAGCAAACTAATTAATTTCCTATCCAAATACAAAACATAAATGAACTTGCGTAATTTGATCTGAGTGGAGGACTCTGTCCCTAATTCTGTAATACTTTCTCTTCCGGTCCAAAAAATCAGCACCCATCAGTTAAAATGTCAACCAGTTAAAATCTAACCAAAATACAGGCTACAGAACCCATTAATCTACAAAAGTAAACCTTAAATGGCCCATAAATCCACTTATATTCACCCACAATGCAGATACTCAAATCTTCGTACATCAAAATCGTCATAGTATGATAGCTACATTGAGAAAGAGAATTATAACATCAATATTTATCTGAGACCTAAAAAGCAAAATCTCCAATTTCAATATAGATTTCATCTACATCGTAGAGAACATAAGCAAATGATAAATCCTATGTGAACCTTCTGTTTTAGGAAAATTCCTGGACCTTAAACGATTTAAAAGAAGTAATCAGCCGtcaagaaaagaagacaaaattaTACTTACTGATGAGACAAAGCTACGAGAAGCAAATGAAAGAGATGATGCAGAAAAAGGTGAGTCCCCAGGTTTGTTTCCTTTCTGCTCTTTTTTCTCTGGCTCCTGATCGGTGGTCACTGACCCAAAATTTGATGGTTCACCaaaatcctcctcctcctcttcctcttcctcgtcTTCATCTTGAGGATAAGATTTCTCATCCTCTTTGGCTGATGCAGAAATATCATCTTTGGTTGATGCAGAAATATCTTCTTTCGTCGATGAGGAAATATCTTCTTCCTCAGGATAATCCATTTCTGCTGCCTCCTCTTCCTCTTGCATCTTCAACTCTTCATCCATGTCCTCAATGGCTTCTTCTAAACACAATTCAGCCTCAATAAGTTCAAGTTCCTTTTCATAAAGCTTAATTTTCATCTCactatctttcttcttttcctcagtCCATTTGTCTAACTTATCAAATACTGGCTTGCATGTGTTTTCAATTGCCATAACAAGTCGCTTCCACTTACTTTCCTTCTTCTCAGTGGTATCGCGTCCATAGAACTCATCAAAACCAAGGGGAAGCAACTCTACCCTCTCTGGATCTGGCTCCTCTCCGTCTTTCAAAGGAGGCTGCCAAAATAAACGGATTCCATGTTTCTCATCATCAACATAGTTGATTATCCTTCCAGTTGGAGTGTGCAGAATAAGGGGATCTTCTGTATATACAAGCTTTGATGGATCTTCAGGGTCAGCTTCTGGTTCCTTGTTGATAAGGACAAATTCGGGTTCCTCTTCTGatagaataaaaacaaaaaatgtgatGCTGTAAAGACAAATCAGAAAATCTAAAAAATAGCAGAAAAAACAAGTGAGAAAGAAAATCAGCATCAAAACATTAAAAGAGAAATCCAACTTCCAATTATTCATTCATTTTGGTCTCAAGGGAGGAAGAGAGGCAGAAATGTGAACATTAGACAACTAGAAAGGAAGACTTCATAACAACAGCATAAGACAGGTAAAGGGGCATGGTGAGAGCCAATCCACAAAACTGATCATTCAAAAGACTGAAAAAGCATTCTCATATAAATTTCCCTTCTTATTGAACCACTCAATTTGCATAAACATATAGTTAGTGTAAAAACCGAGAATCTAAAAATGAGGATTTCTTATTCATTTCATGGGAGAGGTGTTAATATCCTGAATGAgcaatttcttattattttagaAGAAATATGTGACTAAACCTTCAGCTCTCATAGCTTTAAGTGTTTTTCCTTTATCCTGAATACTAATCATTTATCCAGCTTCCAAGCTGATGGAGGGGAAAGTGGGGTGTGTATTTTTTAGATTAGTATTCCATTCCCATGATGTACACATCATTTTCATTGCGTACATACCAGCAATAACTGGGACAGGGGGAGAGTAAGACATACCATTCTTGTgagcaaaaaaataatttcacgAGTGAAAGCTCTTTAAGTGGTGCTGTAAAAATTAATAGCAGGGTTAAGATGAGGAAAAAAGCcacaaatatttataaatacacCAAGGTGTTCTAGCCAGGTTTGGATTGTTCTTTCATCTTGGAAATGGGGCAGGTCCCAAAAGTGGAATTGGAGTTCAGAAGGCAACAACAAAGTCAAGGAAGTCAAAATGTGTTTTTTATCATGAGATTGTTAAATAACATTCACTGTTCACAAGACTCATGATGCATCTCGCAccatgtaaagaaaaaaaaaagttaagagaATCATAATTTAAGGTCTAGATGGGAAAGGGGGTCCCGTGGCCTCATGGATAGGCACATCTATCAATGCTTTCTAGCAGCAAAAGTAGTCCATAGCAATCACAGAGAAAGAAAACCATACCTTTAGACCACCAATACTCGAGCTCGGCAGGCATGGGTAATCTTAGCGGAGCTTTATAGAAAGAATTTAACCACAATTCTCTTTCCTGATCAACGTCATGCACATATGTTTTCCAATAATCAGGGACCTGCAAAACAGAGATTTTGGTTTCTTCTTCCCTTTGCTAAtatagaaacaaataaaaaaaaggaagcttTGACTGACTTCATAAAATTGGTTAATGAAGCCTGGTGCCATCCACACGTCATCTTCTTCGTAGAAATAAGGGTGTTGAGGATCACTATACGGACCCCTTTGTTCTCTGACCACTGTTCAGCAGTGCAACAAAGTCATGAAAGAAGACAGGACTTGTGCTTAAATAGGCAGCATGGATTCATAAATGCTCTACATTGCTTATGCAACATAATATCTAACATAAAATAAGTTGTCAATGGGTGAGAAGCCGACCTAGAAAAGACAGATTCAAGCCCAAAGCAAAACGGCCACATTCAAATTAATAAACTACACTCCAATATCAAAATTCAAGGAATATCTGAATGTCTGTTTAGAGTtccgccaaaaaaaaaaaaaaaccaatatcaCCATCCCAAATTGCAATTTCTGCTGTTTCATGATTGATAAAAAATGCAGATCCCTGGGTTAGGCTAAATGATCACCGGCCCTAGGATTCATGCGCCTCATAAAGTGTCGACCACTCAACCCATAAATGAATCCTATCCATATCCCTTGAGGCTATTCTAAGGATTTATCTCACGATTTCCGGTAGCATGTGGGAAAAAAGATAATTGGACATGCCTAGGAGTGATGCAGGTGCTCTAACCGAAGGCAAATTGCTCGTTAACtataaggagaagaagaaagtaaCCATCAAACAGACATTCACAAGGCACAACTTTTTGGTGTCTCAATGATGCATAAGTTTGCAACTTAATATTATTTGTAGTACAAAAGCATCATTTGATAGAGTTAAAAGGCATACTTCCATCTGGCTTGTTAACAAACATCCGAGCCTTTGCAGCAGCTACTTCTGCTATACCTGCATGGAGCTGTAAGACCCTTTCATTGGCAAAATATATATGGAATTCATAGAGATtcttccaataaaaaaaaaacttaatcaGCGAAAGCAAATTTTTCAGATACCGTAGAAGTTTCCTCGTCGCAGCCATAATCATCATCCTCTTCCAAAAGCTCCCCAAAGTAGAACCTACCCTGCATGCATTGAGAAAACCAAGACTTTCCGTGTGAGATACTAAGCTCAATGACAATTTCAACAGTAGATATGTAAGACAGAAAGAAGTTCAATGAATAACAACTGCTGGTTGTATGCCTAAATAAAATACCCATAGGTCGATATTACCAACAGAATATGATATCTAATAGTACCATTAGATGCAAATTAGATCAATTTGAGTTTTCAAATGATTAAATCTCATTAAATTGTTtctgttaagattagttacttattGGGTTAGGAGTTAGGACAttttacatcatttatacatttTCTACCACTCCCCCTAACGTTTGGGTTGGACAATCTGACGGCTCAACACATGCAAAATAAACGAGACCCAACACTAGGAGCTCTCagaaaggcccacacttggggcaacaataaaTGGGGTTTGAATTGCAGTAGCCAATGTTTGAACTCAAGACctcccgctccgataccatgttaagattagttatttttccattcaacccaataagttaacttgtagGGTTAGGacttttcacatcatttatacatattctgaCAATTTCTAAATCATGTGTACATATAACTAAGATAACCAAAATAACAAACAGAAAAAGGGATGTCATGAACTATAGAGATCAAAGTAAAGCCTCATGTCCATAAAAGTTAAAATAGACAATGCATGTTCAGCAATATAACGTACGACCTCAAATTGAGTGGCATAATTTCACACTCACATATATGGAACGCTCGTTGACTTCATAAATACCACATCCATGCATTCTGCCTTGCTTCCACTGGCCAGCATATCGGTACCGACCCTTTTCCCTGACATAGAAACAAAATCCTCAATGATTCTGTAAGAAGATATCTTCAAGACTAAAGCACATTACATGATTGCTTGCAGGCTACAAAGTGTGCATTGACAAGTTTAACACATCTATCTATGATAACCGTAGCGTATGAGTCAAAGTTACTATCTGAGCTACCAACCACTGGATGATTGACTGCTACTTAATCCCCCATCCTACCACACAATACCTACGCACCTTAGTATCTCAACAGTAATATCAACGAAAACTCAGAAATAATGATACTGATGGATAATAATGATAAACTGAAATGAATTGACGACAAAATCATTTTGTGGGTATGCATGGGTCtgtgaagagagagatagagggagggagagagagagagagaggataagTGATACTCACGGTTTCCTCCCAAATTCTTTGATCCATGTATCTCTCTCATAAAACGGGATCTCATAGTTCCCTCCTGCAAGTTGAACACTATCTTCAATATCCATTTCCAGCCATTCTTTGTCTTCAGGGGGTAAGAAGTCTCTTGAGAAGACGTGCCCTTCAGCACGCATTTTTTTCTCAAGCCTATCATAGTGGGAATAAGCAACTCAGTAGCTAATTCTATACCAAAAATAACACAGATTCCAGCTGTTGAATTATAGTTCAGTCATGAGTAGTATAAATGAAAATCAAGAACATACTCGGAGCCTGGTAGGGGTTCCATTTCAGGAATATCAACTTCAACCACACCATGACCCTCCATGTCATTACGTAGCCATTCACCTTCATACCTATACAACGaaattcactttttttaaaaaaagccaTTGTAATGATGGTCGTGAAAGTAACAATAAAACCCCTTTGGCATTAATTGGTAACAAGGAATAAAGATTGCTTATATTGTAAGAATATACCCTCGATAAGCATATTGTAAAGGTGTTGtcgctttgatgatgatgatacccTCAATAAGTAATAATCCAAGTTTAATTCGCTTTAGTTAATAACTCATATACAAACATTTCTGCATTTACAGGCACGTGATGCAACATATATAAGTTTtacgaaaaataaattcatggaTACATGTGAGGTACAATCTGCTATACAGCTTTTACactttatatgtgtatataaacAGAGTCCTGTTGAGAGAAAGGTGGGTAGAGCAATAGAAAAGATATGGCAACCCTGACTTGTAACCCATTTCAACAAATTGGGGGAAGAAAAAGCAGTGGCAATTTCTGGGAACAGAATGGTGTTGAAAAAACTTTCCAGTTTCCACCATTTCTCCTTAGCTGAATTTATTGTTCCATCACTCTTAGCCTCAAGCAGACAAGCACAGATATACATTAAGGGTGAGACTGTGTTTAATCAGTGACTTATGTATTTGAGATGCTGTGTCATACTTTAGTATCATATTCTCCCTCACAATCCCATCCAAGACTGCATATTAAAGTAGCAAAGGGCACATGTAAATTGAAATGCGTTTATGAAGATCATAACAACTGCAACTCTTTTCTAACATTTGGACACACCAAGTCTTTGGCAATGTTCTTTTGAATTAGAGTTCAAATACCAGAAAGCTATGGAGGCCTAAAACAATTCAACAAAGTGAATAACACACAAACCTGACCAGACCGATTTCGTCAACATAGACTCCCTTGCCATGAGCCAAGTCATCCCAAACAGTGCCCTCGTaccttaaataaaaaaatgaaacaccAGAACGCTTAACCAATTGCCTCAAAAGAATCAATAACCAATCTGAATATcaataacaagaaaaaaagtaCTTACGAGCTTCCATCGGGAAAAATGTAGCTGACCCATTTGAGAAACTCCTCAATCCTATCCAACTCTTCGATGACTGCTTTGGGATTAGATATATCGTAATGGTTGTCGGGTATGACAGGATAAGGCTTCCTGTAGGGTACATAGAATGGCGCAATGGGAGGGTCTCTGCCTTCGCGAATCTCCTCATTAACCACCTCCCAGTCCTCCTCGTCTGCCCAAACCGGGTCCCACCCAGGCTTGGTCATGCCGACTGGAGCGTCCGCCCAGAGCTCCTTGAGATCCTCCTCCCGCCAATTCTCAGGGTCTTTAGGGAAGTTATATAGGTCCTCATAGTACTCGTATTCGCggtcctcttcctcttcccacTCCCGCACGCTGCTATCCAAGACTTCGGCGTATCGCCGGAAGTTGGCCTCGGGAGTGTTGTCCTCGGTGTCTTGAGGCCCCCGGCCCCGCCGGATATTGGAGAGAAGCGGGTCAGCTTGTTGTTGTTCCTGTTGTTGGGATTCTGTAGTGTAATCATAGTCGGAGTAAGATTCGTAATCGGAACCATAGTCAGAATCagaattagaagaagaagaagaggaccATTTCACGTCATCTTCGTCTACTTCGTTTTggtcttcttgttcttgatttgtgtcttcttgttcttcttgctGTTGCGAGTCAGCTGGATTATCTGAGTCCTCATTCGCCATTGTCTGAAGAAGTCGATAAATGAAGATAAGGTGCAGAGCAGCAGAGATAAGGAGAGCAAGAGACGAGTATAAGACTGCGGGAGCGATGATTACAAAGGCAATTCAAGAAAATATTGAGCAATCCACCAAGGGTTTTGTGGGCTTTTGTCTATTGTGGACTTTAGGTCTCTTCTCTATAAGTtagggtttgggttttgaaCCATTATGGGCTGTGCCATGTGGACTGCGGCGGGCCTCCACAAGTTTAGCACCGGCccttctcttctttgttttttttccttctcaggCTTATATATTCTTATCGTGACCGTTCATCCTAACCTCCTTTGATAATCGCCTCAATTAGGACTTAAGAGCaccacaaaagttgaaaataaAACCGAAATTAGGAAAGAATAACATATATAGGTTTGACTAAGTAAATTTAGAAGGAATAGCAGCAGATTTGGTATCAAATCCAGGTaagttatgaaaaaaatatattggaaaattccatggaaaaaaaaaaatatttctccCCTTCTAGAATTCATTCATTTTTGAATTGATAGAAAAGTAAATGAATAATATAAAACAAGACTTGATGAGGAAAGAAGAATAATATAGAACAAGGGGAGAGGGGGTCAAAATGAAATGTTTCAAGGCTCGAAGGATAATGGATCTAGGGTGAATCTTTCTTTGTCAAATCGTACAAATTCGGAAGTTCATGAATTCAATTCTCACTTGGAATAATATTCTTATGATCATGCGTCAAATTTTGACCCTAATTATTCCCTGATTAAAAAAAGACTCCAACTAAATTAAATCATCATCCGTTACCTATTGTTTAGTGTCAAAAAATTATCATGTACGGCTCATTAGTATAAATTTGCCCCCTAAATGCAACTTCTAAATGCAAATGGAGATGCAATAATGCAAATCGCGTAATTGTTATTTTGCTCTCCCAAGCCACCAAATCAAGTCCCTGACGAGAGATGCAAATGATAATTAAGACACatgatttcaaattttgaaatgaatTAATTTGAATGTATTTGGGAAATAGTTATTCATTGGTTACTTGAGTCAGATTATGAGATTTTATTGGGAAATCAAACGAGGTATCAAAGTACTATAGTAGTAATCAAATAGGTGTTTTGATTACTTGAACAAAAAAACGTTGGTTAACATGGTTAAGTTAGCTGTTTGAATCTTTTAACGACATGTGCGTGGGAAGGTGCATGTTTTAACACCTATTATGGCGTAATTTGGCGTTATTCGCACTGAGCTTTGTTCTAGAACTTAATTGGCCCATATAGTTTGTGGGTATTGTATGTGACCTATGAGTTTATTATTGGGATGGAGTATGCTGGAGTGTGCTTTCGATGGATTTCTTTTTCACCCACTCTGGCACGATTTTGGCATTGTTTGCACTGGGTTTTGATACAAGACTTAATCGACTCATGTGGTTTATGCGTTGCACGTGACCCATGAGTTTGTCATTGAGATAGAGTTCGGTGGAGTGTGTTTTTGGTGGATTCCTTCATCATAAAAAAGTGTTTTGATtacttgattaaaaaaaatataatattgatCAATCACgtagcacttttttttttttttgtatataaaaaCATTAATATGCCCACCACTAACGGTACTCATGGTTTTGTCTCATTCCGATCACCATTCTCAAACCCAGTTCTTTGGGCGTGGATCTTTAGACTGGTCTGCTCGCTTGGTAATCCATTTTCCATGAGTcccaaaacccaacaaatccCACCCATGGTGCCCGACTCTTCCAAAATCTTGATTgccaagaaagtgaagaaaccCAAAATCAATTGGAATTggtggagagaggagagagctGCAGAGCCGATCAATGGTGGCTCAATCTTTCTTTTGCTGCTTTGTTTTTCTGTGAAGTAGTAAACTACAGCTagcaaaacaagaaacaagagtATTTATAGTCTCCGTGCTTGTTGATTATTCTCTCAGGAGGATGAGGAGGAGACTCTCTGGAGCTTTGTGATTGCTGGTTCTCAGAATTTCTGGTACCAATAATTAGCTTAGAGTTAGAGTCTGAGTTTTAGATTATACGTTTTGCTCTTGCCATTTATGTTTTGAAATGCAGTTCAAATGAAACTTGCCTCATTTTCCTTCGGGTGCTTTCTACTGGATTGTTGGTTCCTTTTCTTGCTTAATCCACAAAATCGAGGATATTATTCGTGAGTAGCTGTGggcacaaaattttcttttcagtttCGTGCGTTTGATCATAATTTACTGCACTTCATATTGTTCTCAGTTGCAAGTGGAATGAAGTTGCTGCTCGATTAATTGGGGGAGAAGCATTCCCGTTATTTCATTCTTTCTGGGGAACGACAGGTAATTTACTTATTGTGTGAGATCATTAGCTAATTTGATAATAACATTCATGGATACTGCAATTTCATCCTTAATTTGAGCATTCTTCATAGTTCATTGTTTTATGATTTCGAATCTCAGAATTAGAAGCTTAAATATCACCCAAGGGGGCTTGGCTACTGTGTGATCACTGTCAAACGACATTGGTGTTGTTTTTATCATATCTTCTGTAAATTGGTCTTTATTTTTCGGTAAACtgatcttgttttttttttcagtaagTTAAGGGTTTCATTTTTAGTAAATAGAATAGTTGCTGAATGTAAGATCTAACGACATTGAGCTCGTTCTACCCACAACGGTGTTAAAacgtgttaaagggataaaaatcccacatcgattgttgaggggcttggtgtctagtttataagcttgcccaagtcttcaactcattgtccagccttttccaggaaggtgggctgggaactgccacggcccaatgggccgagatggtggggaggctggctctgggttgtgccatcgtgggctTTTTCTACAAACGGCACACATGCAAACCCCAACCTGGGAAGTAGGCTCTCTGTGATGCGGGGGATAAGATTGCATACATCTGTTCTTCCCTGACCCCCTCCAGTGCCggaacttttttttaattaatcatggGGTTaagttaataattttttttttgatggaatGGGGAAATCAAACCTTGCAAGTTTAGACCACCACTAGGACAACTCTTGCTTATTTTCAGGCACCCCGAACCTTTTGCACAATATTTGTTTACTTGCCTATTATTGAATTTGTCGGGGTAACGCTGTGTATATCCGTGTCCTTCTCAGACCCTGCATCCAAAGTATAGTTGTTTACTATTACCTTAGCAAAGTACATAACGATgaacttaatatatatatatatattaacgtGCTGTAGATTGTATTGACtcataaatatttgattttactCGTCCTAATTAAATTAGCACACTGGGATGAATCAACCTGATTCCGTTATTGTGAAAATCTTTTATATTCCTTTTATGTCTTTTGGTCAAAGTGGCCTACACAACCCTAATTACGGTGGACGTATCTATGGGAAACAATTGaggtattttcaaaaacaaactcCTTGAGCTCTAATCAAGACTCTCTTACTTCTTCCTTAAAGTTAGTATTCTCTTAAAGCAGGAAGTCTTCTTCTACCTAATCTTAATATGTTCAAAACCCTGCGTACTGACTCTCTTTcgttttttttctcctttccaACGACGAGATCATGCATTCACTGGTGATGACAGAAACCCGTGATCACAGCAAAAACGTGTGAGGATTTTGTTAAGTATGTTATTTCACTTGTCTGATATTTTATACTCTCCTCCTTCTTTTTGAGTATGGATACAAGTTTTTGGCTTGCTATCAGATGTCGATTATCTTTAACTGCACTGTCTCAATTTAAGTTTGgtttttctgtttctgtttcatATATCCTGCTCAGTTTCTTGTCatggtttttcttctctttttttcatcttcccggagaacctttttttttaaatatatttttcaatggGACTTTTTTTATCACTAGTTCTTGTATGCGATACTAATTTACTGgctttatattaatttttactaCAATTTTaacattacattttttttccagAGGAGAGCTGAGGCAATGGAGGACTCAGCAAAGCAGGATTCCTGGGTTCCAGAGACCCCAGGAAAACCGTCTGTTGCTCGAGTAGAACACGTCTATATTAGAAGGCAGTTTAAAAAGAATCCTAATGAGAGTTTTCTTGCAAGGATTGTGCAAAGAGAAATCAGTAGCAAGACATCTACATCTTCCTTGAATGGAAACAAAGGTTCGTGTGTTTCAAGCTCTTTGTACTTGAAATGAATGATGGCATTGTCTTGCAGTTTCTTACTCATATAATGGATGATGGCAAATGAAGTATTACGTCAACTAAAATAATGTGTATATTTCATTGTAGATGATCAACCACAGCATGTTGAAACCCCAACTGGTGGGCCAGCTGCTTCTTCTTCGCAGAATCACAGTGTCAATAAACGTAAAAATGATGAGAAAAATGTGTTTAAAAGGAAGAAGCGAAGGAAGGCACATAGGCCCAAAGTGGTTGTTGACAGACCCATAGTGGGCGCCAATGGCAAAGTTGTACAAATTCTACAACCTAAGACACCAAAACGTGCAACTCCCAAACGTGTTGGGAAGAAGAGGTCTGGCGTGATAGCAGGGGCTAATTCCGCTGCAAAATCCAGGCGGGTTTTGAAGTTTGATTTTGAAGATGGTCAAACGGAGGTACAATTTATTGCAGTGAAAGCACATACTCATCCAGTTCAGAACATGTGGAAAAAATCAACTTTGGTACCAATGGACTGGAGCTGTCATGGGCTCAGATCATCTAGGAATTATCATAGACATGCTTATAAGAGTATATTTGGAGCATATACAAGCCTTAGTATTATCAGAAAATTTGGACTGAATTTTCCAAAAACGTGCAAGAGACAAAGGACTCAGAGAAAGCAGAAAGTTTACAGCTCTGTGGTCAATAAAGTAAATAGTATCGAAGTGATGCCAACTGCAAACACATCTATGGTTCAGATGGAAAGGAAGAGATCCAAAAACCTTAGCCTTATTACAACTGCAGAATGCAATCGATTGCCAGCAATTCTTCTCACGAGGCAAGAAGTTGAAAGTAACAATGAAATTATAAGTGAAAACATCTTGAGGACACCAGATTCCCTCAGTCTATCAACAAGCCTGAAGTTGCCAGAAGTAGAAGCTGATGAGATAAAGAGAATTGATGACCTTGAAAGAACAATTGAAAGAATGATAGGAGAACCTAGCCAGAATTTCCTGAACATGTCGGTAATAGACC
This genomic stretch from Tripterygium wilfordii isolate XIE 37 chromosome 22, ASM1340144v1, whole genome shotgun sequence harbors:
- the LOC119991258 gene encoding protein TIC 100 → MANEDSDNPADSQQQEEQEDTNQEQEDQNEVDEDDVKWSSSSSSNSDSDYGSDYESYSDYDYTTESQQQEQQQADPLLSNIRRGRGPQDTEDNTPEANFRRYAEVLDSSVREWEEEEDREYEYYEDLYNFPKDPENWREEDLKELWADAPVGMTKPGWDPVWADEEDWEVVNEEIREGRDPPIAPFYVPYRKPYPVIPDNHYDISNPKAVIEELDRIEEFLKWVSYIFPDGSSYEGTVWDDLAHGKGVYVDEIGLVRYEGEWLRNDMEGHGVVEVDIPEMEPLPGSELEKKMRAEGHVFSRDFLPPEDKEWLEMDIEDSVQLAGGNYEIPFYERDTWIKEFGRKPEKGRYRYAGQWKQGRMHGCGIYEVNERSIYGRFYFGELLEEDDDYGCDEETSTLHAGIAEVAAAKARMFVNKPDGMVREQRGPYSDPQHPYFYEEDDVWMAPGFINQFYEVPDYWKTYVHDVDQERELWLNSFYKAPLRLPMPAELEYWWSKEEEPEFVLINKEPEADPEDPSKLVYTEDPLILHTPTGRIINYVDDEKHGIRLFWQPPLKDGEEPDPERVELLPLGFDEFYGRDTTEKKESKWKRLVMAIENTCKPVFDKLDKWTEEKKKDSEMKIKLYEKELELIEAELCLEEAIEDMDEELKMQEEEEAAEMDYPEEEDISSSTKEDISASTKDDISASAKEDEKSYPQDEDEEEEEEEEDFGEPSNFGSVTTDQEPEKKEQKGNKPGDSPFSASSLSFASRSFVSSVPSMLRKPMLLWKKHKCPPRPIYLSHVEDFNGTLKTFDFVSFPRELGVKGGLRAKRPANVKSQARKHSSEAISPLRSLSRHLLHPSALVSHKSFPKVSRTRNSTLQHAAPKTHLDSILSLHLPLYGMEPPQHAIVCEPLQAFSEVK